One part of the Ornithodoros turicata isolate Travis chromosome 2, ASM3712646v1, whole genome shotgun sequence genome encodes these proteins:
- the LOC135385032 gene encoding uncharacterized protein LOC135385032, translating into MPHHAVIRRDRETTEVRIVFDISSKAPGTESLNDLLDPGANLNPDIVQLLLMFRSLEIAMSADIAKAFLQILLDSPDRDFLRFFWYSTLPSTQGELPPVEVWRMTRVPLWRNFPLGPFLLSATIYHHLQLQESAFPSTIARLKERFYVDDLLTGACDLYEATRVFEETLQIFDAASMPVSKQITNAGPLHQIFVNRGVTRTATTVKVLGVTWNTIDDELSCSLYSVLDFLSVKRDTKRYVSQGVSRLYDPFGLLAPFTITANTLFQRLWEKKTTWDPQLTPEDAQVWNT; encoded by the coding sequence ATGCCTCACCATGCCGTAATTAGGAGGGACCGTGAAACAACGGAAGTTCGTATCGTCTTCGATATCAGTTCTAAAGCTCCCGGGACGGAATCTCTGAATGACCTTTTGGACCCTGGAGCCAACCTCAATCCTGATATTGTGCAACTCCTGCTGATGTTCCGATCTTTGGAAattgccatgagtgctgatattgCAAAGGCTTTCCTGCAGATTCTCCTCGACAGTCCTGACAGAGATTTCCTGCGGTTTTTCTGGTACAGCACTCTACCCTCTACACAAGGAGAGCTACCACCTGTGGAAGTATGGCGAATGACTCGTGTACCTCTTTGGCGCAACTTTCCCCTTGGCCCTTTCTTGCTGTCTGCCACTATTTATCATCATCTGCAGCTGCAGGAGTCCGCCTTCCCGTCGACGATAGCAAGACTGAAAGAGCGATTTTATGTGGACGACCTTCTCACTGGTGCTTGTGATCTTTACGAGGCCACTCGGGTGTTTGAAGAGACACTTCAGATCTTCGATGCTGCCAGCATGCCTGTGAGCAAACAGATCACCAATGCAGGCCCCCTTCATCAAATCTTTGTGAACAGAGGTGTCACCAGAACAGCGACAACCGTCAAAGTGCTAGGCGTCACTTGGAACACCATTGATGACGAACTTTCATGTTCCCTATACTCCGTTCTCGATTTTTTGAGCGTCAAGAGAGATACGAAGCGGTATGTTTCGCAAGGTGTCTCACGGTTGTATGATCCCTTCGGATTGCTTGCACCATTTACCATCACCGCCAATACCCTATTCCAACGGCTATGGGAGAAAAAGACTACGTGGGATCCTCAGCTGACCCCGGAAGACGCACAAGTTTGGAACACATGA